From the genome of Lutzomyia longipalpis isolate SR_M1_2022 chromosome 2, ASM2433408v1, one region includes:
- the LOC129791122 gene encoding uncharacterized protein LOC129791122 isoform X3, producing MCLTIIDENGNTIRGCPADLMTSCAGLCSVCMGVNCNDRIYPADRLECHQCVNCPAALETNLQPCVNYQAIDQCFVAVEEQNGILTTYRGCASDPQDNIAQQGCTNNDQYCMKCEGSGCNIDPQSTPSILTCVQCNPDDEICNDPQEIDATVCTHQVPLGRTDECYTYRLGDGRAQRGCLLNPSTPQEYLEQCYGEDRTCDTCSTPSCNAGHPLEVDIFYCVVCDESVDPDCRLLNSQHEPQQCPEGPLYARGCYRYESNNIVRRGCVSSLAGTQQLEDCHAGEICKICFTDGCNAKVDFQRCYNCNSGLEVDCLRVQNNTRPVRVCQDYMDTCINIIQDLTRNTIRGCAFEVDNLHNTLETHRQTCATNFCNSGIYPSWRTTCHQCDTGEECNRDSTETSEFLLPCKIFWQDDSCYSVLRERQALRGCLSDGDLNAAYCQSAATCEACLGVGCNSRPAVRPPQMSCITCWDHEMCNWGFPEPVGYECQEDVWMGQQEGCYTGIDPEGNVTRGCILSSIQGCPEDSSCNYCYSNNCNSLAVTRQQCIHCRSSSPGQESCAESAEDLISRECSGDYQPYPTRGCYTMRIQNDVVIRGCLRDLHPDDYVACQEEDNNFCDLCLEQGCNTDVAPQGGTASAMHLSLIAFLISLGIFRFI from the exons ATGTGCCTCACAATAATTG acGAAAATGGCAACACTATAAGAGGATGCCCTGCAGACCTCATGACTAGCTGTGCCGGTTTGTGTTCCGTTTGTATGGGAGTGAATTGCAATGATCGAATTTACCCTGCTGATCGCCTCGAATGCCATCAGTGTGTCAACTGCCCAGCTGCTTTGGAGACTAATCTCCAGCCATGCGTGAACTACCAAGCCATTGATCAGTGCTTTGTTGCCGTAGAGGAGCAAAATG GAATCCTAACCACCTACCGTGGTTGCGCATCGGACCCTCAAGATAATATCGCTCAACAAGGCTGTACAAATAATGATCAATACTGTATGAAGTGTGAAGGCAGTGGGTGCAATATTGATCCTCAATCCACCCCGAGTATCCTAACGTGTGTCCAATGCAATCCAGATGATGAAATTTGCAATGATCCCCAAGAAATAGATGCAACTGTGTGTACGCATCAGGTTCCATTGGGACGAACGGATGAATGCTACACGTATAGATTGGGAGATGGACGAGCACAGAGGGGATGTTTGTTGAATCCATCTACCCCACAGGAATATCTGGAACAATGCTACGGAGAAGACAGAACATGCGATACGTGCTCAACTCCATCCTGCAACGCTGGCCATCCACTGGAAGTGGATATTTTCTATTGCGTTGTTTGCGATGAATCAGTAGACCCAGATTGTAGACTCTTGAATAGCCAACATGAACCACAACAATGCCCAGAGGGACCACTCTACGCTAGAGGGTGCTACCGATATGAGTCAA ATAACATCGTCAGAAGGGGTTGTGTATCGAGCTTGGCTGGTACACAACAGCTTGAAGATTGTCACGCTGGCGAAATTTGTAAGATTTGCTTCACAGATGGATGCAATGCTAAAG TTGATTTCCAACGTTGCTACAACTGCAATTCTGGCCTTGAGGTGGACTGCCTTAGGGTACAGAATAATACGCGACCAGTACGAGTATGTCAGGACTACATGGACACCTGTATTAACATCATTCAGGACCTAACTAGGAATACAATTCGTGGTTGTGCATTTGAAGTTGACAACCTGCATAATACACTTGAAACTCATCGCCAAACGTGTGCTACTAATTTCTGCAACAGCGGTATCTATCCTAGTTGGAGAACAACTTGCCATCAATGCGACACCGGTGAAGAGTGCAACAGGGACAGCACAGAGACAAGTGAATTCCTCCTACCTTGCAAGATCTTCTGGCAAGACGATTCTTGCTATTCCGTACTGAGAGAACGACAAGCTCTCCGTGGATGTTTGAGTGATGGTGATTTGAATGCAGCCTACTGCCAGTCGGCTGCAACATGCGAAGCCTGTCTTGGAGTTGGATGCAACTCTAGGCCAGCTGTTCGACCACCACAGATGTCCTGCATCACCTGCTGGGATCATGAAATGTGCAACTGGGGCTTCCCTGAACCAGTCGGCTATGAATGCCAGGAGGATGTGTGGATGGGACAGCAAGAGGGTTGCTACACAGGAATTGATCCGGAGGGGAATGTAACACGAGGCTGTATTCTCAGCAGCATTCAAGGTTGTCCCGAAGACAGTTCCTGTAACTACTGCTACTCCAACAATTGCAACAGCCTTGCCGTCACCAGACAGCAGTGCATTCACTGTCGCAGCAGTTCACCCGGCCAGGAATCTTGTGCTGAATCAGCTGAAGATTTAATTTCCAGAGAATGTTCAGGTGACTATCAACCCTACCCAACAAGAGGATGCTACACAATGAGAATACAGAATGATGTTGTCATTCGTGGCTGTTTGAGGGACTTGCATCCAGATGACTATGTTGCTTGCCAAGAGGAAGACAACAACTTCTGCGATCTCTGCCTGGAACAGGGATGCAACACCGATGTAGCACCACAGGGTGGTACAGCTTCCGCAATGCATCTATCACTGATTGCCTTCCTGATTTCCCTTGGAATTTTcagatttatttga
- the LOC129791122 gene encoding uncharacterized protein LOC129791122 isoform X2, which produces MYRQVVYLLMYFFALQAVVHGQIECITCNSSINASCATLEDISLLSNLCEGDGMCLTIIDENGNTIRGCPADLMTSCAGLCSVCMGVNCNDRIYPADRLECHQCVNCPAALETNLQPCVNYQAIDQCFVAVEEQNGILTTYRGCASDPQDNIAQQGCTNNDQYCMKCEGSGCNIDPQSTPSILTCVQCNPDDEICNDPQEIDATVCTHQVPLGRTDECYTYRLGDGRAQRGCLLNPSTPQEYLEQCYGEDRTCDTCSTPSCNAGHPLEVDIFYCVVCDESVDPDCRLLNSQHEPQQCPEGPLYARGCYRYESNNIVRRGCVSSLAGTQQLEDCHAGEICKICFTDGCNAKVDFQRCYNCNSGLEVDCLRVQNNTRPVRVCQDYMDTCINIIQDLTRNTIRGCAFEVDNLHNTLETHRQTCATNFCNSGIYPSWRTTCHQCDTGEECNRDSTETSEFLLPCKIFWQDDSCYSVLRERQALRGCLSDGDLNAAYCQSAATCEACLGVGCNSRPAVRPPQMSCITCWDHEMCNWGFPEPVGYECQEDVWMGQQEGCYTGIDPEGNVTRGCILSSIQGCPEDSSCNYCYSNNCNSLAVTRQQCIHCRSSSPGQESCAESAEDLISRECSGDYQPYPTRGCYTMRIQNDVVIRGCLRDLHPDDYVACQEEDNNFCDLCLEQGCNTDVAPQGGTASAMHLSLIAFLISLGIFRFI; this is translated from the exons atgtatcgACAAGTGGTTTATCTATTGATGTACTTTTTCGCACTTCAAGCTGTGGTTCATG GCCAAATTGAATGCATTACTTGTAATTCAAGCATCAATGCTTCGTGTGCCACCCTCGAGGATATTTCTTTGCTCTCAAACCTTTGTGAGGGGGATGGAATGTGCCTCACAATAATTG acGAAAATGGCAACACTATAAGAGGATGCCCTGCAGACCTCATGACTAGCTGTGCCGGTTTGTGTTCCGTTTGTATGGGAGTGAATTGCAATGATCGAATTTACCCTGCTGATCGCCTCGAATGCCATCAGTGTGTCAACTGCCCAGCTGCTTTGGAGACTAATCTCCAGCCATGCGTGAACTACCAAGCCATTGATCAGTGCTTTGTTGCCGTAGAGGAGCAAAATG GAATCCTAACCACCTACCGTGGTTGCGCATCGGACCCTCAAGATAATATCGCTCAACAAGGCTGTACAAATAATGATCAATACTGTATGAAGTGTGAAGGCAGTGGGTGCAATATTGATCCTCAATCCACCCCGAGTATCCTAACGTGTGTCCAATGCAATCCAGATGATGAAATTTGCAATGATCCCCAAGAAATAGATGCAACTGTGTGTACGCATCAGGTTCCATTGGGACGAACGGATGAATGCTACACGTATAGATTGGGAGATGGACGAGCACAGAGGGGATGTTTGTTGAATCCATCTACCCCACAGGAATATCTGGAACAATGCTACGGAGAAGACAGAACATGCGATACGTGCTCAACTCCATCCTGCAACGCTGGCCATCCACTGGAAGTGGATATTTTCTATTGCGTTGTTTGCGATGAATCAGTAGACCCAGATTGTAGACTCTTGAATAGCCAACATGAACCACAACAATGCCCAGAGGGACCACTCTACGCTAGAGGGTGCTACCGATATGAGTCAA ATAACATCGTCAGAAGGGGTTGTGTATCGAGCTTGGCTGGTACACAACAGCTTGAAGATTGTCACGCTGGCGAAATTTGTAAGATTTGCTTCACAGATGGATGCAATGCTAAAG TTGATTTCCAACGTTGCTACAACTGCAATTCTGGCCTTGAGGTGGACTGCCTTAGGGTACAGAATAATACGCGACCAGTACGAGTATGTCAGGACTACATGGACACCTGTATTAACATCATTCAGGACCTAACTAGGAATACAATTCGTGGTTGTGCATTTGAAGTTGACAACCTGCATAATACACTTGAAACTCATCGCCAAACGTGTGCTACTAATTTCTGCAACAGCGGTATCTATCCTAGTTGGAGAACAACTTGCCATCAATGCGACACCGGTGAAGAGTGCAACAGGGACAGCACAGAGACAAGTGAATTCCTCCTACCTTGCAAGATCTTCTGGCAAGACGATTCTTGCTATTCCGTACTGAGAGAACGACAAGCTCTCCGTGGATGTTTGAGTGATGGTGATTTGAATGCAGCCTACTGCCAGTCGGCTGCAACATGCGAAGCCTGTCTTGGAGTTGGATGCAACTCTAGGCCAGCTGTTCGACCACCACAGATGTCCTGCATCACCTGCTGGGATCATGAAATGTGCAACTGGGGCTTCCCTGAACCAGTCGGCTATGAATGCCAGGAGGATGTGTGGATGGGACAGCAAGAGGGTTGCTACACAGGAATTGATCCGGAGGGGAATGTAACACGAGGCTGTATTCTCAGCAGCATTCAAGGTTGTCCCGAAGACAGTTCCTGTAACTACTGCTACTCCAACAATTGCAACAGCCTTGCCGTCACCAGACAGCAGTGCATTCACTGTCGCAGCAGTTCACCCGGCCAGGAATCTTGTGCTGAATCAGCTGAAGATTTAATTTCCAGAGAATGTTCAGGTGACTATCAACCCTACCCAACAAGAGGATGCTACACAATGAGAATACAGAATGATGTTGTCATTCGTGGCTGTTTGAGGGACTTGCATCCAGATGACTATGTTGCTTGCCAAGAGGAAGACAACAACTTCTGCGATCTCTGCCTGGAACAGGGATGCAACACCGATGTAGCACCACAGGGTGGTACAGCTTCCGCAATGCATCTATCACTGATTGCCTTCCTGATTTCCCTTGGAATTTTcagatttatttga
- the LOC129791125 gene encoding uncharacterized protein LOC129791125 → MRNRGIVLLQIIAIFLLSTKSALAIKCYNCDSSRNVECVDVSSSSTILPETCTPQILSSSDPNSSSWLQKLIRIEFVSQSSYNVAMLCQKIRVVNERDPNDQIIVRSCQLDGAQTNPCSVAEDKIRDQQIRGYRIDHCSICSKDNCNGAMGLSKMWPPMGILLAMMTFMRVHLW, encoded by the exons atgaGAAATCGAGGAATTGtccttttgcaaattattgcaatttttctgcTTTCTACTAAATCTG CTTTGGCCATAAAGTGCTACAACTGTGACTCATCGAGAAATGTGGAATGTGTAGATGTTAGTTCATCGAGTACAATTCTGCCAGAG ACGTGCACCCCGCAAATTCTCTCGTCTTCGGATCCAAATTCAAGTAGTTGGCTCCAGAAACTCATAAGAATTGAGTTTGTCTCACAGAGCTCCTACAATGTTGCGATGCTGTGTCAGAAAATCAGAGTTGTTAACG aacGAGATCCCAACGATCAAATCATTGTCCGAAGCTGCCAGCTGGATGGTGCCCAGACGAATCCTTGCAGTGTTGCTGAGGACAAAATAAGAGATCAGCAAATTCGAGGCTACAGAATTGATCACTGTTCCATCTGTTCCAAGGATAATTGCAATGGCGCCATGGGATTGTCAAAGATGTGGCCACCAATGGGCATCCTCCTGGCCATGATGACCTTTATGAGGGTCCATCTGTGGTAA
- the LOC129791122 gene encoding uncharacterized protein LOC129791122 isoform X1 codes for MNRQVIYFLLCISSFVSIVYGQADCIICDSRVNASCATLEGISLLSGRCELDTECLTNIDENGNTIRGCPADLMTSCAGLCSVCMGVNCNDRIYPADRLECHQCVNCPAALETNLQPCVNYQAIDQCFVAVEEQNGILTTYRGCASDPQDNIAQQGCTNNDQYCMKCEGSGCNIDPQSTPSILTCVQCNPDDEICNDPQEIDATVCTHQVPLGRTDECYTYRLGDGRAQRGCLLNPSTPQEYLEQCYGEDRTCDTCSTPSCNAGHPLEVDIFYCVVCDESVDPDCRLLNSQHEPQQCPEGPLYARGCYRYESNNIVRRGCVSSLAGTQQLEDCHAGEICKICFTDGCNAKVDFQRCYNCNSGLEVDCLRVQNNTRPVRVCQDYMDTCINIIQDLTRNTIRGCAFEVDNLHNTLETHRQTCATNFCNSGIYPSWRTTCHQCDTGEECNRDSTETSEFLLPCKIFWQDDSCYSVLRERQALRGCLSDGDLNAAYCQSAATCEACLGVGCNSRPAVRPPQMSCITCWDHEMCNWGFPEPVGYECQEDVWMGQQEGCYTGIDPEGNVTRGCILSSIQGCPEDSSCNYCYSNNCNSLAVTRQQCIHCRSSSPGQESCAESAEDLISRECSGDYQPYPTRGCYTMRIQNDVVIRGCLRDLHPDDYVACQEEDNNFCDLCLEQGCNTDVAPQGGTASAMHLSLIAFLISLGIFRFI; via the exons ATGAATCGACAAGTGATTTACTTCTTGCTGTGCATCTCTTCCTTCGTTTCTATAGTTTATG GACAAGCGGACTGTATCATTTGTGATTCAAGGGTGAATGCATCCTGTGCCACGCTTGAGGGCATTTCTCTCCTGTCTGGGCGATGCGAATTAGACACAGAGTGTCTAACAAATATCG acGAAAATGGCAACACTATAAGAGGATGCCCTGCAGACCTCATGACTAGCTGTGCCGGTTTGTGTTCCGTTTGTATGGGAGTGAATTGCAATGATCGAATTTACCCTGCTGATCGCCTCGAATGCCATCAGTGTGTCAACTGCCCAGCTGCTTTGGAGACTAATCTCCAGCCATGCGTGAACTACCAAGCCATTGATCAGTGCTTTGTTGCCGTAGAGGAGCAAAATG GAATCCTAACCACCTACCGTGGTTGCGCATCGGACCCTCAAGATAATATCGCTCAACAAGGCTGTACAAATAATGATCAATACTGTATGAAGTGTGAAGGCAGTGGGTGCAATATTGATCCTCAATCCACCCCGAGTATCCTAACGTGTGTCCAATGCAATCCAGATGATGAAATTTGCAATGATCCCCAAGAAATAGATGCAACTGTGTGTACGCATCAGGTTCCATTGGGACGAACGGATGAATGCTACACGTATAGATTGGGAGATGGACGAGCACAGAGGGGATGTTTGTTGAATCCATCTACCCCACAGGAATATCTGGAACAATGCTACGGAGAAGACAGAACATGCGATACGTGCTCAACTCCATCCTGCAACGCTGGCCATCCACTGGAAGTGGATATTTTCTATTGCGTTGTTTGCGATGAATCAGTAGACCCAGATTGTAGACTCTTGAATAGCCAACATGAACCACAACAATGCCCAGAGGGACCACTCTACGCTAGAGGGTGCTACCGATATGAGTCAA ATAACATCGTCAGAAGGGGTTGTGTATCGAGCTTGGCTGGTACACAACAGCTTGAAGATTGTCACGCTGGCGAAATTTGTAAGATTTGCTTCACAGATGGATGCAATGCTAAAG TTGATTTCCAACGTTGCTACAACTGCAATTCTGGCCTTGAGGTGGACTGCCTTAGGGTACAGAATAATACGCGACCAGTACGAGTATGTCAGGACTACATGGACACCTGTATTAACATCATTCAGGACCTAACTAGGAATACAATTCGTGGTTGTGCATTTGAAGTTGACAACCTGCATAATACACTTGAAACTCATCGCCAAACGTGTGCTACTAATTTCTGCAACAGCGGTATCTATCCTAGTTGGAGAACAACTTGCCATCAATGCGACACCGGTGAAGAGTGCAACAGGGACAGCACAGAGACAAGTGAATTCCTCCTACCTTGCAAGATCTTCTGGCAAGACGATTCTTGCTATTCCGTACTGAGAGAACGACAAGCTCTCCGTGGATGTTTGAGTGATGGTGATTTGAATGCAGCCTACTGCCAGTCGGCTGCAACATGCGAAGCCTGTCTTGGAGTTGGATGCAACTCTAGGCCAGCTGTTCGACCACCACAGATGTCCTGCATCACCTGCTGGGATCATGAAATGTGCAACTGGGGCTTCCCTGAACCAGTCGGCTATGAATGCCAGGAGGATGTGTGGATGGGACAGCAAGAGGGTTGCTACACAGGAATTGATCCGGAGGGGAATGTAACACGAGGCTGTATTCTCAGCAGCATTCAAGGTTGTCCCGAAGACAGTTCCTGTAACTACTGCTACTCCAACAATTGCAACAGCCTTGCCGTCACCAGACAGCAGTGCATTCACTGTCGCAGCAGTTCACCCGGCCAGGAATCTTGTGCTGAATCAGCTGAAGATTTAATTTCCAGAGAATGTTCAGGTGACTATCAACCCTACCCAACAAGAGGATGCTACACAATGAGAATACAGAATGATGTTGTCATTCGTGGCTGTTTGAGGGACTTGCATCCAGATGACTATGTTGCTTGCCAAGAGGAAGACAACAACTTCTGCGATCTCTGCCTGGAACAGGGATGCAACACCGATGTAGCACCACAGGGTGGTACAGCTTCCGCAATGCATCTATCACTGATTGCCTTCCTGATTTCCCTTGGAATTTTcagatttatttga
- the LOC129791124 gene encoding platelet glycoprotein Ib alpha chain-like gives MRVIVIILATLVAQGYSQQRWCYICENCNDPFNSGDHERQQCTADNVFPQPGPPGPGPTTTPEAPLTTTQPTLTPSTEPPADTPPPGPPADGTPTTTLFPPTPGVGPGDVPLLRRRRNASLRQDPSEEPAPTQEAFRCFVAHREVAGNRQTQRGCTLYMGEDTCAALGVTGDNCRVCNSDGCNSGTRFTLSILTLIAALFIAIRLH, from the exons ATGAGAGTGATTGTGATCATTTTGGCTACACTTGTGGCACAAG GATACTCCCAGCAGCGATGGTGCTacatttgtgaaaattgcaatgatCCTTTCAATAGCGGTGACCACGAACGGCAACAGTGCACCGCGGATAATGTCTTTCCACAGCCTGGACCACCTGGGCCAGGACCAACAACCACCCCAGAAGCACCATTGACAACTACACAACCCACATTGACCCCGTCAACGGAACCACCTGCAGACACACCACCTCCAGGTCCCCCAGCCGATGGTACCCCCACAACCACCCTCTTCCCACCAACTCCAGGAGTTGGTCCAGGAGATGTGCCACTCCTCAGGCGACGACGAAATGCTTCTCTGCGTCAGGATCCTTCTGAGGAACCAGCTCCAACGCAGGAAGCCTTCCGCTGCTTCGTTGCACACCGTGAAGTTG CTGGAAATCGTCAGACACAGAGAGGATGCACACTTTACATGGGCGAAGACACTTGCGCTGCTCTTGGGGTTACTGGAGATAATTGCCGTGTTTGCAATAGCGATGGTTGCAACAGTGGGACAAGATTCACCTTGTCAATCTTGACGCTCATCGCGGCACTTTTCATCGCAATTCGACTTCATTAG
- the LOC129791122 gene encoding uncharacterized protein LOC129791122 isoform X4: MTSCAGLCSVCMGVNCNDRIYPADRLECHQCVNCPAALETNLQPCVNYQAIDQCFVAVEEQNGILTTYRGCASDPQDNIAQQGCTNNDQYCMKCEGSGCNIDPQSTPSILTCVQCNPDDEICNDPQEIDATVCTHQVPLGRTDECYTYRLGDGRAQRGCLLNPSTPQEYLEQCYGEDRTCDTCSTPSCNAGHPLEVDIFYCVVCDESVDPDCRLLNSQHEPQQCPEGPLYARGCYRYESNNIVRRGCVSSLAGTQQLEDCHAGEICKICFTDGCNAKVDFQRCYNCNSGLEVDCLRVQNNTRPVRVCQDYMDTCINIIQDLTRNTIRGCAFEVDNLHNTLETHRQTCATNFCNSGIYPSWRTTCHQCDTGEECNRDSTETSEFLLPCKIFWQDDSCYSVLRERQALRGCLSDGDLNAAYCQSAATCEACLGVGCNSRPAVRPPQMSCITCWDHEMCNWGFPEPVGYECQEDVWMGQQEGCYTGIDPEGNVTRGCILSSIQGCPEDSSCNYCYSNNCNSLAVTRQQCIHCRSSSPGQESCAESAEDLISRECSGDYQPYPTRGCYTMRIQNDVVIRGCLRDLHPDDYVACQEEDNNFCDLCLEQGCNTDVAPQGGTASAMHLSLIAFLISLGIFRFI; this comes from the exons ATGACTAGCTGTGCCGGTTTGTGTTCCGTTTGTATGGGAGTGAATTGCAATGATCGAATTTACCCTGCTGATCGCCTCGAATGCCATCAGTGTGTCAACTGCCCAGCTGCTTTGGAGACTAATCTCCAGCCATGCGTGAACTACCAAGCCATTGATCAGTGCTTTGTTGCCGTAGAGGAGCAAAATG GAATCCTAACCACCTACCGTGGTTGCGCATCGGACCCTCAAGATAATATCGCTCAACAAGGCTGTACAAATAATGATCAATACTGTATGAAGTGTGAAGGCAGTGGGTGCAATATTGATCCTCAATCCACCCCGAGTATCCTAACGTGTGTCCAATGCAATCCAGATGATGAAATTTGCAATGATCCCCAAGAAATAGATGCAACTGTGTGTACGCATCAGGTTCCATTGGGACGAACGGATGAATGCTACACGTATAGATTGGGAGATGGACGAGCACAGAGGGGATGTTTGTTGAATCCATCTACCCCACAGGAATATCTGGAACAATGCTACGGAGAAGACAGAACATGCGATACGTGCTCAACTCCATCCTGCAACGCTGGCCATCCACTGGAAGTGGATATTTTCTATTGCGTTGTTTGCGATGAATCAGTAGACCCAGATTGTAGACTCTTGAATAGCCAACATGAACCACAACAATGCCCAGAGGGACCACTCTACGCTAGAGGGTGCTACCGATATGAGTCAA ATAACATCGTCAGAAGGGGTTGTGTATCGAGCTTGGCTGGTACACAACAGCTTGAAGATTGTCACGCTGGCGAAATTTGTAAGATTTGCTTCACAGATGGATGCAATGCTAAAG TTGATTTCCAACGTTGCTACAACTGCAATTCTGGCCTTGAGGTGGACTGCCTTAGGGTACAGAATAATACGCGACCAGTACGAGTATGTCAGGACTACATGGACACCTGTATTAACATCATTCAGGACCTAACTAGGAATACAATTCGTGGTTGTGCATTTGAAGTTGACAACCTGCATAATACACTTGAAACTCATCGCCAAACGTGTGCTACTAATTTCTGCAACAGCGGTATCTATCCTAGTTGGAGAACAACTTGCCATCAATGCGACACCGGTGAAGAGTGCAACAGGGACAGCACAGAGACAAGTGAATTCCTCCTACCTTGCAAGATCTTCTGGCAAGACGATTCTTGCTATTCCGTACTGAGAGAACGACAAGCTCTCCGTGGATGTTTGAGTGATGGTGATTTGAATGCAGCCTACTGCCAGTCGGCTGCAACATGCGAAGCCTGTCTTGGAGTTGGATGCAACTCTAGGCCAGCTGTTCGACCACCACAGATGTCCTGCATCACCTGCTGGGATCATGAAATGTGCAACTGGGGCTTCCCTGAACCAGTCGGCTATGAATGCCAGGAGGATGTGTGGATGGGACAGCAAGAGGGTTGCTACACAGGAATTGATCCGGAGGGGAATGTAACACGAGGCTGTATTCTCAGCAGCATTCAAGGTTGTCCCGAAGACAGTTCCTGTAACTACTGCTACTCCAACAATTGCAACAGCCTTGCCGTCACCAGACAGCAGTGCATTCACTGTCGCAGCAGTTCACCCGGCCAGGAATCTTGTGCTGAATCAGCTGAAGATTTAATTTCCAGAGAATGTTCAGGTGACTATCAACCCTACCCAACAAGAGGATGCTACACAATGAGAATACAGAATGATGTTGTCATTCGTGGCTGTTTGAGGGACTTGCATCCAGATGACTATGTTGCTTGCCAAGAGGAAGACAACAACTTCTGCGATCTCTGCCTGGAACAGGGATGCAACACCGATGTAGCACCACAGGGTGGTACAGCTTCCGCAATGCATCTATCACTGATTGCCTTCCTGATTTCCCTTGGAATTTTcagatttatttga